A single genomic interval of Helianthus annuus cultivar XRQ/B chromosome 13, HanXRQr2.0-SUNRISE, whole genome shotgun sequence harbors:
- the LOC110899993 gene encoding uncharacterized protein LOC110899993 has translation MQGNFRRKNDERRRHRRWSSAIIKVEEVKSNIFPLLDTAPELVPVQYGGLSREGEQEFTSGDAVIEELFKSATKHAVDFPVTEIATRYLVPELAGKRLTPLVAYRCFFMLPSYRECMNIVL, from the exons ATGCAGGGCAATTTCCGGAGGAAGAACGACGAGAGACGGAGGCACAGACGCTGGTCGTCAGCGATAATAAAGGTTGAAGAAGTTAAATCAAATATCTTTCCTTTATTGG ATACAGCCCCTGAGCTGGTGCCAGTTCAATATGGTGGACTGAGCCGCGAAGGCGAACAAGAATTCACCTCTGGTGACGCCGTTATAGAAGAGCTTTTCAAGTCTGCAACTAAACATGCCGTCGATTTCCCTGTTACTGAG ATTGCAACTAGATATCTGGTTCCGGAGCTGGCTGGCAAACGTTTGACGCCTTTGGTAGCCTATCGTTGCTTCTTTATGTTGCCTTCATATAGAGAATGTATGAATATTGTTCTGTAA